The following coding sequences are from one Venturia canescens isolate UGA chromosome 5, ASM1945775v1, whole genome shotgun sequence window:
- the LOC122410661 gene encoding zinc finger protein 346-like, which yields MASATRNVMDNSLNDPVTKAVVDNIMGNLPTKKPPVRCVDCDLCFTSQTVLECHLQGSRHAKQIRSKTIMASLEETKVAFSKDQEANSLKCNVCNVCLNSIQQLQTHLNGNRHKKKAMKGGWTGTEVTQGSSVGSASTVTSVKIVASAKPSNPAASTKSSNSNVNKGVTFSCDVCNKFFNSKTQYDVHISSKKHSDRLNRGAAKNPKKKRFFPYWKKSKALENADAQIPIPSLANNFVSGGYNS from the exons GATCCAGTGACGAAGGCAGTCGTTGACAACATAATGGGAAATTTACCAACAAAAAAGCCACCGGTACGATGCGTCGATTGCGATCTATGTTTCACCAGCCAAACTGTACTCGAGTGTCATCTCCAAGGCTCTCGTCATGCTAAACAg ATTAGATCAAAAACTATAATGGCTTCCCTGGAAGAGACGAAAGTCGCGTTCAGCAAGGACCAAGAAGCAAACAGTCTCAAGTGCAATGTTTGCAACGTCTGTCTCAATTCCATTCAGCAACTGCAAACGCATCTCAACG GCAATCGTCACAAGAAGAAAGCAATGAAAG GTGGGTGGACCGGGACCGAGGTGACCCAGGGTTCTTCCGTCGGATCTGCATCGACGGTGACGAGTGTGAAAATCGTTGCCTCCGCGAAGCCTTCAAATCCAGCGGCTAGCACAAAGTCCTCCAACTCGAATGTCAACAAAGGAGTTACGTTTTCGTGCGACGTTtgcaacaaatttttcaactcaaaaACCCAATACGATGTG CACATCTCGTCGAAAAAACATTCGGACAGGCTCAACAGAGGAGCCGCGAAGAACCCAAAGAAAAAACGCTTCTTTCcctattggaaaaaatcgaaagcacTGGAAAACGCCGACGCCCAAATACCAATACCATCGTTGGCAAATAACTTTGTTTCAGGCGGCTACAACTCGTAG
- the LOC122410652 gene encoding dynein regulatory complex protein 1 has protein sequence MPIRIYVDPVDPLKDLIYHNNESTEIENSHFDVAEEPSVTSSDPNERKLARRLRIQRRLEALKKQDGAEEDEIIEKSQTEKQIEASAEILEKLIAEGDEVVCNVKIANDARAVDRREEDIAVRKKLMKILEDEAAESLEKYQIVNEKWAGILQSKDPLDIHHSIQSQTAKCEEILKQKEAVIEELKQELENADEKFVIDQKKQSEDINLLIERIENQVHTIAKAYRKELILIEEALNSERSSLLESVSKRWDALYKKRHEEEMNGVETRKEIMKEYEEEMRRVMIDHQEKYRSDKIEFETECLNLQQEVQRIKTICLMNIEKLDYSYAVLKRREDENSIIKNQQKRRINKLQDVINGLKKNYNELEENTRLEIQKLTAQVKKAHKNVVELETKSEHFTRVNEKQYFEIWDMNESKADQLVDKILTADRIIHEQTLGLDWEPPETILLKKEDLPSYKKVVNEMQQRKADTEEGMKLLKIHEKPRNLEDLNLERKLLNHILQQISDHTGFLIEDRLKELLAPHSSHDNNIIRLDNVFQALGIKTEGQIDLLLNFFLPYSYCMTCANEEDNVSVVTGSEKGESSTEENPPRNGDPEGLKAGNDFVGSRVEPESNIPTLSEVGKCEDSESSENTDESGEKARRVESGITLTADRSSEGVSSSLPGRDVTCKRGHLLEIDSVNVTKALRDFAEKTRRKDEERTPSLRDHRKVASVSRSLTNEDVSCFWKSYRDIFPSKKEKLWDGLLIGLHKYHDILKERHRLNNETKLLRKQNAELKRLLETYAVKPENDDSMSLGPRISNNTL, from the exons ATGCCCATTCGAATTTATGTCGATCCGGTCGATCCTCTCAAGGATTTAATTTACCATAATAATG aatcgacagaaattgaaaatagtcACTTTGACGTCGCGGAAGAACCTTCCGTCACTTCAAGCGATCCTAATGAAAGGAAATTGGCGCGAAGAttgagaattcaaagacgGCTCGAAGCTCTCAAGAA ACAGGATGGAGCAGAGGAGGACGAAATCATTGAGAAAAGCCAAACAGAAAAACAGATAGAAGCGAGTgctgaaattttggaaaaattaataGCAGAGGGCGATGAAGTTGTTTGTAATGTCAAAATAGCCAATGATGCTCGGGCCGTAGATCGTCGCGAAGAGGATATTGCTGTACGAAAGAAACTCATGAAAATACTGGAAGATGAGGCTGCCGAGTCACTGGAAAAGTATCAAAttgtcaatgaaaaatgggCTGGTATTCTTCAGTCGAAAGATCCTTTGGATATTCACCACAGCATACAATCTCAGACTGCCAAGTgcgaagaaattttgaaacagAAAGAAGCTGTTATTGAAGAATTGAAACAAGAGTTGGAGAAcgctgatgaaaaatttgtcatagATCAAAAAAAACAGAGCGAAGACATCAATTTGTTGAttgaacgaattgaaaatcaa GTGCATACGATAGCAAAAGCTTATCGAAAGGAGCTCATCCTTATTGAGGAAGCTCTGAATTCTGAAAGAAGTTCGCTCCTTGAGAGTGTATCCAAAAGATGGGATGCTTTATACAAAAAACGTCACGAGGAGGAAATGAACGGTGTGGAAACGAGGAAGGAGATAATGAAGGAATACGAAGAAGAGATGAGACGAGTAATGATTGATCACCAAGAGAAATATAGATCCGATAAAATCGAGTTCGAAACCGAGTGTCTGAATCTTCAGCAAGAGGTGCAACGCATAAAAACAATTTGCTTGATGAACATTGAGAAATTAGACTACAGTTACGCGGTACTCAAACGTCGAGAGGATgagaattcaataattaaaaatCAGCAAAAGCGCAGAATCAACAA ACTTCAAGACGTTATAAAtgggctgaaaaaaaattacaatgaaCTCGAAGAAAACACGCGTTTGGAGATTCAAAAATTGACAGCTCAAGTGAAAAAAGCTCATAAAAATGTCGTCGAATTGGAGACCAAGTCTGAACACTTTACTCGAGTCAATGAAAAACAGTATTTTGAGATTTGGGACATGAATGAGAGCAAAGCCGATCAACTCGTGGACAAG ATTCTCACTGCAGACCGAATAATCCACGAGCAGACATTGGGCCTTGATTGGGAACCACCGGAAACAATACTACTCAAAAAAGAGGATCTTCCATCTTATAAAAAAGTAGTCAACGAAATGCAGCAAA GAAAAGCGGACACGGAGGAGGGTatgaaattgttgaagatTCACGAGAAACCTCGCAATCTGGAAGATTTGAATCTGGAACGAAAACTTTTGAATCACATACTCCAACAAATTTCTGATCACACCGGTTTTCTCATCGAGGACAGATTGAAAGAATTACTCGCTCCTCATTCCAGTCACGACAACAACATCATTCGGCTCGACAACGTTTTCCAA GCTTTAGGAATAAAAACCGAAGGCCAAATCGATCTGCTCCTTAATTTTTTCTTGCCCTACTCATACTGCATGACTTGCGCAAATGAAGAGGATAATGTTTCGGTCGTCACTGGATCAGAGAAAGGAGAATCCTCTACCGAAGAAAACCCACCAAG AAATGGTGATCCGGAAGGGTTAAAAGCTGGCAATGATTTCGTCGGTAGCAGAGTCGAGCCGGAATCGAACATCCCTACACTGTCTGAAGTGGGAAAATGTGAGGACAGCGAGAGCAGTGAAAATACCGATGAAAGTGGAGAAAAAGCACGAAGAGTCGAGAGCGGAATAACACTCACTGCTGATCGCTCATCGGAAGGCGTAAGTTCTTCATTACCGGGGAGAGACGTTACGTGCAAAAGGGGACACTTGCTCGAAATCGATTCGGTTAATGTGACCAAAGCTCTGCGAGATTTCGCCGAAAAAACTCGGAGGAAAGACGAAGAAAGAACTCCAAGCCTCCGGGACCATAGAAAAGTTGCAAGCGTATCTCGCAGTTTAACCAACGAAGATGTTTCTTGTTTTTGGAAAAGTTATCGAGACATATTTCcttcgaaaaaagaaaaattgtgggACGGTCTGCTCATTGGGCTCCACAAATATCACGATATTCTAAAAGAACGACACAGACTCAACAACGAGACGAAATTATTGAGAAAACAAAATGCAGAGTTAAAAAGATTGCTCGAAACTTACGCTGTCAAG CCCGAAAACGACGATTCGATGTCTCTCGGACCAAGAATTTCAAACAATACTTTATAA